From the genome of Hymenobacter cellulosilyticus, one region includes:
- a CDS encoding TonB-dependent receptor plug domain-containing protein, translating into MFIIDGVPFDNSQFDSDDVLVEGTINSNRAVDIDPNNIESQTILKGAAAAALYGSRAAGGVIIITTKTGSNQRGAKGIQLGYTSSFSLEKVAGLPDYQNSYGTGSNFLGPFTTNGSWGPRFGSPQAPATIAHPRLATPTSPTFLLAQPFLIRQHPTTFGTFSTLAVSMTTL; encoded by the coding sequence CTGTTCATTATTGACGGCGTTCCTTTTGACAACAGCCAGTTCGACTCCGATGACGTGCTGGTAGAAGGTACCATCAACTCCAACCGGGCCGTTGATATTGACCCTAACAACATTGAGTCGCAGACGATTCTGAAAGGTGCAGCAGCAGCGGCACTTTATGGCTCACGCGCTGCTGGTGGCGTTATCATTATCACCACCAAAACGGGTAGCAACCAGCGGGGTGCCAAAGGCATTCAGTTGGGCTATACGTCTTCCTTCTCCCTGGAAAAAGTAGCCGGCTTGCCCGACTACCAGAACAGCTACGGCACCGGCTCTAACTTCCTGGGGCCATTCACGACGAACGGCTCGTGGGGTCCACGCTTCGGTAGCCCTCAGGCCCCCGCTACGATTGCTCACCCCAGGCTGGCAACCCCAACTTCCCCGACATTCCTGCTGGCTCAACCATTCCTTATCAGGCAGCACCCAACAACGTTCGGGACTTTTTCGACACTGGCCGTCAGTATGACAACTCTGTAA